The Henckelia pumila isolate YLH828 chromosome 2, ASM3356847v2, whole genome shotgun sequence genome includes a window with the following:
- the LOC140884073 gene encoding uncharacterized protein translates to MMGCNGCGLRWIDIEAWIQDYDRIQSMAVKLIYAQIGCALIGSLGAFFNAVLLVNLGVSLFALVAIESSSQSLARTYAVLLFCSIFLDVFWFILFSRDIWHMPSETFGTFVAFSVKLTLTMQIIGFSVRLSSSLLWLQMYRLGVSYIDNSGLRDTDIDLRNSFLSPATPSVIRRPSGSDEAVGGSIYDPAYYSSLFEDGKDDNYLCGGVQSHGISVVESASSA, encoded by the exons ATGATGGGCTGTAATGGATGTGGGTTGAGGTGGATAGATATCGAGGCGTGGATTCAAGACTATGACAGGATTCAGTCTATGGCCGTCAAACTCATTTACGCTCAGATTGGGTGCGCATTGATTGGATCGCTTGGAGCGTTCTTCAACGCCGTGCTGCTTGTCAATTTGGGGGTTTCGTTGTTCGCCCTCGTTGCCATTGAGAGCAGCAGTCAGAGCCTCGCTAGGACATACGCCGTCCTCCTTTTCTGCTCCATATTTCTTGACGTTTTTTGGTTCATTCTCTTCTCTCGCGATATCTG GCACATGCCATCTGAGACATTTGGAACCTTTGTTGCCTTTTCTGTGAAGCTCACCCTTACCATGCAAATCATTGGCTTTTCTGTAAGGTTATCATCTTCGTTGTTATGGCTACAGATGTACAGACTCGGTGTTTCCTATATAGACAACTCAGGTCTACGAGATACAGACATTGATTTGAGAAATAGTTTTCTCAGTCCTGCAACTCCTTCCGTTATTAGACGTCCTTCTGGTTCTGATGAAGCTGTTGGGGGCTCGATATATGATCCCGCATATTACTCGTCTCTTTTTGAGGATGGCAAAGATGATAATTACTTATGTGGG GGAGTTCAAAGTCATGGCATTTCTGTGGTTGAGTCTGCTTCATCTGCTTAA